From one Pseudomonas sp. B21-048 genomic stretch:
- a CDS encoding L-carnitine dehydrogenase has product MSFITDIKTFAALGSGVIGSGWVARVLAHGLDVVAWDPAPGAEAALRKRVANAWGALEKQGLAPGASQDRLRFVATIEECVRDADFIQESAPERLELKLELHSKISAAAKPNALIGSSTSGLLPSEFYESSTHPERCVVGHPFNPVYLLPLVEVVGGKNTAPEAVQAAMNVYESLGMRPLHVRKEVPGFIADRLLEALWREALHLVNDGVATTGEIDDAIRFGAGLRWSFMGTFLTYTLAGGDAGMRHFMAQFGPALQLPWTYLPAPELTDKLIDDVVDGTREQLGQHSISALERYRDDCLLAVLEAVKTTKEKHGMAFSE; this is encoded by the coding sequence ATGAGCTTTATCACTGATATCAAAACCTTCGCTGCGCTAGGCAGCGGTGTCATCGGCAGCGGCTGGGTGGCTCGCGTCCTCGCCCACGGCCTCGACGTGGTGGCCTGGGACCCGGCGCCCGGTGCCGAAGCGGCCTTGCGCAAACGCGTCGCCAATGCCTGGGGCGCACTGGAGAAACAAGGCTTGGCACCCGGCGCGTCGCAGGATCGTCTGCGCTTTGTCGCCACTATTGAAGAATGCGTTCGCGATGCGGATTTCATTCAGGAAAGTGCACCAGAACGACTGGAACTGAAACTGGAACTGCACAGTAAAATCAGCGCGGCGGCCAAGCCCAATGCCTTGATCGGTTCGAGTACTTCGGGGCTGTTGCCGAGCGAGTTTTACGAGAGCTCGACGCACCCGGAACGCTGCGTGGTCGGGCACCCGTTCAACCCGGTTTACCTACTGCCATTGGTGGAAGTGGTCGGCGGCAAAAACACTGCGCCAGAAGCGGTTCAAGCAGCAATGAACGTCTACGAATCCTTAGGCATGCGTCCGCTGCATGTGCGCAAGGAAGTGCCGGGGTTTATCGCCGACCGTTTGCTTGAAGCGTTGTGGCGTGAGGCGCTGCATCTGGTTAACGATGGCGTGGCGACCACTGGCGAAATCGACGATGCGATTCGCTTTGGCGCGGGCCTGCGCTGGTCGTTCATGGGCACCTTTCTGACTTACACCTTAGCGGGCGGCGATGCGGGCATGCGGCACTTCATGGCGCAATTCGGGCCGGCGTTGCAGTTGCCTTGGACGTATCTGCCGGCACCAGAGCTGACCGACAAATTGATCGATGACGTGGTGGACGGCACCCGCGAGCAGTTGGGCCAGCACAGCATCTCGGCGCTGGAGCGCTATCGTGATGATTGCTTGCTGGCGGTGCTGGAGGCAGTGAAAACCACCAAAGAGAAGCATGGGATGGCGTTTAGCGAGTAA
- a CDS encoding thioesterase family protein — MPTLTTYQTKIIPDWVDYNGHLRDAFYLLIFSYATDALMDRLGMDSNNREASGNSLFTLELHLNYLHEVKLDADVEVHTQIIGHDRKRLHLYHSLHLVGGDKELAGNEQMLLHVDLAGPRSAPFSEETLSKLQAIVAEQADLPAPAFIGRVIALPPEK; from the coding sequence ATGCCCACCCTCACCACCTACCAAACCAAAATCATCCCCGACTGGGTCGACTACAACGGCCACCTGCGCGATGCCTTCTATCTGCTGATTTTCAGCTACGCCACCGACGCGCTGATGGATCGACTGGGCATGGACAGCAATAACCGCGAAGCCAGCGGCAATTCGCTGTTCACCCTCGAACTGCACCTTAACTACCTGCACGAAGTGAAGCTCGATGCCGACGTCGAAGTGCACACCCAGATCATCGGCCATGACCGCAAGCGCCTGCACCTCTACCACAGCCTGCATCTGGTGGGCGGTGACAAGGAGCTGGCGGGCAATGAACAAATGCTGCTGCACGTCGACCTCGCCGGGCCGCGATCCGCACCGTTCAGCGAAGAAACCTTGAGCAAACTGCAAGCCATTGTTGCCGAGCAAGCCGACCTGCCCGCACCCGCCTTCATCGGCCGAGTGATCGCCTTACCGCCCGAAAAATAA
- the aac(6') gene encoding aminoglycoside 6'-N-acetyltransferase has protein sequence MFRIQHCQSDEQAGWLPLRQALWPDASEQEHRDEIAQQLREPQRYINFVAYDRQEQPVGLAEASLRHDYVNGTDSSPVVYLEGIYVVPPLRRHGVAARLIEQVAHWGRAQGCVEMASDTSLDNLPSQETHKALGFEETERVVFFKRPL, from the coding sequence ATGTTCCGTATCCAACACTGCCAGTCCGACGAGCAAGCGGGCTGGCTGCCTTTGCGCCAGGCGCTCTGGCCCGATGCTTCGGAACAGGAGCATCGGGACGAAATCGCCCAGCAGCTACGCGAGCCGCAACGCTATATCAACTTTGTTGCCTACGACCGCCAGGAGCAACCCGTCGGTCTGGCCGAAGCCTCGTTGCGCCACGACTACGTCAATGGCACTGACAGCTCGCCGGTGGTGTATCTGGAGGGTATCTACGTGGTGCCGCCGCTGCGCCGGCACGGAGTGGCGGCACGACTGATCGAACAGGTGGCGCACTGGGGACGAGCACAGGGCTGCGTGGAGATGGCCTCCGACACAAGCCTCGACAACCTGCCGAGCCAGGAGACGCACAAGGCGCTCGGCTTCGAAGAAACCGAGCGCGTCGTATTTTTCAAACGCCCGCTATGA
- a CDS encoding GlxA family transcriptional regulator, whose product MTTFNSGAQPQNRAPQSIGFLLLDNFTLISLASAVEPLRMANQLSGRELYRWTTLTVDGGQVWASDGLQITPDAAMHKAPPLDTVIVCGGIGIQRTVTREHVSWLQSQARQHRRLGAVCTGSWALACAGLLDGFDCSVHWECLASMQEAFPRVAMSTRLFTLDRNRFTSSGGTAPLDMMLHLISRDHGRELSAAISEMFVYERIRNEQDHQRVPLKHMLGTNQPKLQEIVALMEANLEEPIDLDELAVYVAVSRRQLERLFQKYLHCSPSRYYLKLRLIRARQLLKQTPMSIIEVASVCGFVSTPHFSKCYREYFGIPPRDERVGSNTTQQVAMMPLPQALVLSPLSGPLSALSQARNESTFASVRL is encoded by the coding sequence ATGACGACGTTCAACTCCGGGGCCCAACCCCAGAACCGTGCGCCCCAATCCATCGGCTTTTTGCTGCTGGACAACTTCACGCTGATTTCTCTGGCCTCAGCAGTAGAACCCCTGCGCATGGCCAACCAACTGTCCGGTCGCGAGCTGTATCGCTGGACCACACTCACCGTCGATGGCGGTCAGGTCTGGGCCAGTGATGGTCTGCAGATCACCCCCGACGCCGCGATGCACAAAGCGCCTCCCCTGGACACCGTGATTGTCTGCGGCGGTATCGGCATTCAGCGCACCGTGACTCGCGAACACGTATCGTGGCTGCAAAGTCAGGCGCGTCAGCATCGTCGTCTTGGGGCGGTTTGCACCGGCAGCTGGGCCCTGGCGTGCGCCGGTCTGCTGGACGGCTTCGATTGCAGCGTGCACTGGGAATGCCTGGCGTCGATGCAGGAAGCTTTCCCGCGGGTGGCAATGAGCACCCGGCTGTTCACCCTCGACCGTAACCGTTTCACCAGCTCCGGTGGCACCGCGCCGCTGGACATGATGCTGCACCTGATCAGCCGCGATCACGGCCGTGAACTGTCGGCCGCGATCTCGGAGATGTTCGTCTACGAGCGCATCCGCAATGAGCAGGATCACCAGCGCGTGCCGCTCAAGCACATGCTCGGCACCAACCAGCCGAAGCTGCAGGAAATCGTGGCGCTGATGGAAGCCAACCTCGAAGAGCCAATCGATCTCGACGAACTGGCGGTGTACGTCGCCGTGTCGCGTCGTCAGCTGGAGCGGCTGTTCCAGAAATACCTGCACTGCTCGCCGTCTCGTTACTACCTGAAACTGCGCCTGATCCGCGCTCGGCAATTGCTCAAGCAAACGCCGATGTCGATCATCGAAGTCGCGTCGGTGTGTGGTTTTGTGTCCACGCCGCACTTCTCCAAGTGCTACCGCGAATACTTCGGCATTCCGCCGCGTGACGAGCGCGTGGGTTCCAACACCACGCAACAAGTGGCGATGATGCCGCTGCCGCAGGCACTGGTGCTGTCGCCGCTGTCCGGGCCGCTGTCGGCGTTGAGTCAGGCGCGTAATGAATCGACGTTTGCCAGCGTTCGTCTCTAG
- a CDS encoding L-serine ammonia-lyase, with the protein MAISVFDLFKIGIGPSSSHTVGPMRAAALFVQDMRERGLLEQVCRVEVQLYGSLSATGIGHGSDNAVIMGLMGEWPDAIDPSQIGVRIEALCETQTLLLDGRLSVPFIWARDMRLIDENLPFHPNAMTLVAEGDHGELHRDTYYSIGGGFVVDEAQASSGVVDLDRTVLPYDFSSAVELLSLCKQHNLRVAELMMANEKVWRSEEEIRAGLMRLWRAMQDCVEQGLKHEGILPGGLNVRRRAAKLHRSLQELNKPNVIGSTLSAMEWVNLFALAVNEENAAGGRMVTAPTNGAAGIIPAVLHYFMKFSEAVTDANVVDYFLSAAAVGILCKKNASISGAEVGCQGEVGSACAMAAAGLAEILGATPEQLCNAAEIGLEHNLGLTCDPVGGLVQVPCIERNAIAAVKAINAAQMALRGDGQHFISLDRVIRTMRDTGADMHDKYKETSRGGLAVSAVEC; encoded by the coding sequence ATGGCTATCAGCGTTTTCGACCTGTTCAAAATCGGCATCGGCCCTTCCAGTTCACACACCGTGGGGCCTATGCGCGCCGCGGCGCTGTTCGTGCAAGACATGCGCGAGCGGGGACTTCTAGAGCAGGTGTGTCGCGTCGAAGTTCAGCTTTATGGATCGCTCTCGGCCACCGGCATCGGTCACGGCAGCGACAACGCGGTGATCATGGGCCTGATGGGCGAGTGGCCCGACGCGATCGATCCGTCGCAAATCGGCGTCCGTATAGAAGCCTTGTGTGAAACCCAAACGCTATTGCTCGACGGCCGCTTGTCGGTCCCGTTCATCTGGGCCCGGGACATGCGCCTGATCGACGAGAACCTGCCGTTCCATCCCAACGCCATGACCCTGGTTGCCGAAGGCGATCACGGCGAGCTGCATCGCGACACCTACTATTCCATCGGCGGCGGTTTTGTCGTCGATGAGGCACAGGCTTCCAGCGGCGTGGTGGATCTGGATCGCACTGTGTTGCCTTACGATTTCTCCAGTGCCGTCGAGCTGCTCAGTCTCTGCAAGCAGCACAACCTGCGCGTTGCAGAGCTGATGATGGCCAACGAGAAAGTCTGGCGCAGCGAAGAGGAAATTCGCGCTGGCCTGATGAGGCTTTGGCGCGCGATGCAAGATTGCGTGGAGCAAGGCCTCAAGCACGAAGGCATCCTGCCTGGCGGGCTCAATGTGCGTCGTCGCGCAGCCAAATTGCACCGTAGTCTGCAGGAGCTGAACAAGCCCAACGTAATCGGCTCGACCCTGAGCGCCATGGAGTGGGTGAACTTGTTCGCCCTAGCGGTCAACGAAGAAAACGCTGCCGGCGGGCGCATGGTTACGGCTCCGACCAATGGCGCGGCGGGGATCATTCCGGCGGTGTTGCATTACTTTATGAAATTCAGCGAGGCAGTGACCGACGCCAACGTGGTCGACTACTTCCTGAGTGCCGCGGCAGTAGGGATTCTGTGCAAGAAGAACGCCTCGATTTCCGGTGCCGAAGTCGGTTGCCAGGGTGAAGTCGGTTCGGCCTGCGCCATGGCGGCGGCCGGGTTGGCGGAGATTCTCGGTGCCACCCCGGAGCAGCTGTGCAACGCGGCGGAAATCGGTCTTGAGCATAACCTCGGCCTGACCTGCGATCCCGTGGGTGGGCTGGTGCAGGTGCCGTGCATCGAGCGCAATGCGATTGCCGCGGTGAAAGCGATCAACGCGGCGCAGATGGCGCTGCGCGGCGACGGTCAGCACTTTATCTCGCTGGACCGGGTGATCCGCACCATGCGTGATACCGGTGCCGACATGCACGACAAATATAAAGAGACATCGCGCGGTGGGTTGGCGGTTAGCGCGGTGGAGTGTTGA
- a CDS encoding choline ABC transporter substrate-binding protein, with product MKGSPSLLLAAMLSLPFLAQAAEPAQCSTVNFSDVGWTDITVTTATTSVVLDALGYKTKTTMISVPVTYKSLADGKNMDVFLGNWMPTMENDIKAYRDAGTVDTVRANLENAKYTLAVPEELYNKGLKDFADIAKFKKELDGKIYGIEPGNDGNRLIQSMIDKNAFGLKEAGFKVVESSEAGMLSQVDRAQRRNTAVVFLGWEPHPMNTRFKMKYLTGGDEYFGPNFGQATIYTNTRKGYAQECSNVGQLLKNLVFTLDMESTLMGNVLDDKMKPDAAAKAWLKKNPQVLDTWLAGVTTIDGKPGLEAVKAKLAQ from the coding sequence ATGAAAGGTTCCCCGTCGTTGTTGTTGGCCGCCATGCTGAGTCTGCCGTTTCTGGCTCAAGCCGCAGAACCGGCCCAATGCAGCACCGTAAACTTCTCCGATGTCGGCTGGACGGACATTACCGTCACCACCGCCACCACCAGCGTCGTTCTCGATGCCTTGGGCTACAAGACCAAAACCACGATGATTTCCGTGCCGGTGACCTACAAGTCGCTGGCCGACGGCAAGAACATGGACGTATTCCTCGGTAACTGGATGCCGACCATGGAAAACGACATCAAGGCCTACCGCGATGCCGGCACCGTGGACACGGTGCGCGCTAATCTGGAAAACGCAAAATACACACTCGCCGTCCCCGAAGAGTTGTATAACAAAGGTCTGAAAGATTTCGCCGACATCGCCAAGTTCAAGAAAGAACTCGACGGCAAGATCTATGGCATCGAACCGGGTAACGACGGCAACCGCCTGATCCAGAGCATGATCGACAAGAACGCCTTCGGCCTGAAAGAAGCCGGCTTCAAGGTGGTCGAGTCCAGCGAGGCAGGCATGCTCTCGCAAGTCGATCGCGCCCAGCGCCGCAACACCGCCGTGGTGTTCCTGGGCTGGGAACCGCACCCGATGAACACTCGATTCAAGATGAAGTACCTGACCGGTGGCGACGAATACTTCGGCCCGAACTTCGGCCAGGCGACCATCTACACCAACACCCGCAAGGGTTACGCACAGGAATGCAGCAACGTCGGTCAGTTGCTGAAAAACCTGGTCTTTACCCTCGACATGGAAAGCACGCTGATGGGCAACGTCCTGGACGACAAAATGAAGCCTGACGCGGCCGCCAAGGCCTGGCTGAAAAAGAATCCACAGGTGCTCGATACCTGGCTCGCTGGCGTGACCACCATTGACGGTAAACCTGGCCTGGAGGCCGTGAAAGCCAAGCTCGCACAGTAA
- the choW gene encoding choline ABC transporter permease subunit: MLIDQKIPLGQYIAGFVEWLTQNGASTFDAIAVSLETMIHGVTFALTWFNPLALIGLIALLAHFIQRKWGLTVFVVASFLLILNLGYWQETMETLAQVLFATLVCVLIGVPLGIVAAHKPMFYTMMRPVLDLMQTVPTFVYLIPTLTLFGLGVVPGLISTVVFAIAAPIRLTYLGIRDVPQELMDAGKAFGCSRRQLLSRIELPHAMPSIAAGITQCIMLSLSMVVIAALVGADGLGKPVVNALNTADIALGFEAGLAIVLLAIMLDRICKQPDAKVGGDA; the protein is encoded by the coding sequence ATGCTGATTGATCAGAAAATACCTTTAGGCCAGTACATCGCGGGCTTCGTTGAATGGTTGACGCAAAACGGCGCCAGCACCTTCGACGCAATCGCCGTGTCACTGGAAACGATGATCCACGGCGTGACTTTTGCGCTGACCTGGTTCAACCCGCTGGCATTGATCGGCCTCATCGCGCTACTGGCACACTTCATCCAACGCAAATGGGGCCTGACCGTTTTCGTCGTCGCCTCCTTTCTGCTGATCCTCAACCTGGGTTATTGGCAGGAAACCATGGAAACCCTCGCCCAGGTGTTGTTCGCCACCCTGGTGTGCGTGCTGATCGGCGTGCCGTTGGGCATCGTCGCCGCGCACAAACCGATGTTCTACACCATGATGCGACCGGTGCTCGATCTGATGCAGACCGTGCCGACCTTCGTGTACCTCATTCCTACCCTGACCCTCTTCGGTCTGGGTGTGGTTCCGGGTCTGATTTCGACGGTGGTGTTCGCGATTGCCGCGCCCATCCGCCTGACCTACCTGGGCATCCGCGATGTTCCGCAAGAATTGATGGACGCCGGCAAGGCCTTTGGCTGCTCGCGCCGTCAGCTGCTCTCGCGAATCGAACTGCCCCACGCCATGCCAAGCATCGCGGCCGGTATCACCCAGTGCATCATGCTGTCGTTGTCGATGGTGGTGATTGCGGCACTGGTGGGCGCCGACGGCCTGGGCAAACCCGTGGTCAACGCACTGAACACTGCTGATATCGCACTGGGCTTCGAAGCAGGCCTGGCGATCGTACTGCTGGCGATCATGCTCGACCGTATCTGCAAACAACCCGACGCTAAAGTAGGGGGTGACGCATGA
- the choV gene encoding choline ABC transporter ATP-binding protein → MSIIRFEDVDVIFSKDPREALKLLDQGMTRDQILKKTGQIVGVEKASLDIEKGEICVLMGLSGSGKSSLLRCINGLNTVSRGKLFVEHEGKQIDIASCTPAELKMMRTKRIAMVFQKFALMPWLTVRENISFGLEMQGRPEKERRKLVDEKLELVGLTQWRNKKPDELSGGMQQRVGLARALAMDADILLMDEPFSALDPLIRQGLQDELLELQRKLSKTIVFVSHDLDEALKLGSRIAIMKDGRIIQYSKPEEIVLNPADDYVRTFVAHTNPLNVLCGRSLMRTLDKCKRINGSVCLDPGGDSWLDLAEGNTIKGARQNGSSLDLQNWIPGQAVEGLSRRPTLVDSNIGMRDALQIRYQTGNKLVLHDNNKVVGILGDSELYHALLGKNLG, encoded by the coding sequence ATGAGCATTATTCGCTTCGAAGACGTGGACGTGATCTTCTCCAAAGACCCGCGCGAGGCCCTTAAACTCCTCGACCAGGGCATGACCCGCGACCAGATCCTGAAAAAAACCGGGCAGATTGTCGGCGTCGAAAAAGCCAGCCTGGACATCGAAAAAGGTGAAATCTGCGTGCTGATGGGCCTGTCCGGCTCCGGCAAATCCAGCCTGTTGCGCTGCATCAACGGTCTCAATACCGTCAGCCGTGGCAAGTTGTTCGTCGAGCACGAAGGCAAGCAGATCGACATCGCCTCCTGCACCCCGGCGGAACTGAAAATGATGCGCACCAAGCGCATTGCGATGGTGTTCCAGAAGTTTGCGCTGATGCCTTGGCTGACCGTGCGCGAGAACATCAGCTTCGGTCTGGAGATGCAGGGCCGGCCGGAGAAAGAACGCCGTAAGCTGGTAGACGAGAAGCTTGAGCTGGTGGGCCTGACCCAGTGGCGCAACAAGAAACCCGACGAGCTTTCCGGTGGTATGCAGCAACGTGTGGGCCTGGCCCGAGCGCTGGCGATGGACGCCGACATTCTGCTGATGGACGAACCATTCTCGGCCCTCGACCCGCTGATTCGCCAAGGCCTGCAAGACGAACTGCTGGAGCTGCAACGCAAACTGAGCAAGACCATCGTTTTCGTGAGCCACGACCTCGATGAAGCCCTGAAGCTCGGCAGCCGTATCGCGATCATGAAAGACGGCCGGATCATCCAGTACAGCAAACCGGAAGAAATCGTCCTGAACCCTGCGGACGATTACGTGCGCACCTTCGTTGCTCACACCAACCCGCTGAACGTGTTGTGCGGTCGCAGCCTGATGCGCACCCTGGACAAGTGCAAACGCATCAACGGTTCGGTGTGCCTGGATCCGGGCGGCGATTCGTGGCTGGACCTGGCCGAAGGCAACACCATCAAAGGCGCACGCCAGAATGGCTCGAGCCTGGACCTGCAGAACTGGATACCGGGCCAAGCGGTTGAAGGCTTGAGTCGTCGCCCAACATTGGTGGATTCCAACATCGGCATGCGCGATGCGCTGCAGATTCGTTACCAGACTGGCAACAAACTGGTGCTGCACGACAACAACAAGGTGGTCGGGATTCTCGGTGACAGCGAGCTGTACCACGCGCTGCTCGGCAAGAACCTGGGGTAA
- the betI gene encoding transcriptional regulator BetI: MPKVGMQPIRRQQLIEATMQAVDQVGMGDASIALIARLAGVSNGIISHYFKDKNGLIAATAQYLMSVLSENVTARRQALEDASPRAHLQVIIEGNFDASQVNGPAMKTWLAFWATSMHHPSLHRLQRINDHRLYSNLCCQFRRVLPLDQARSAARGLAALIDGLWLRGALSGDAFDTGQAHQIAYEYMDFQLAKQVS; the protein is encoded by the coding sequence ATGCCCAAGGTCGGTATGCAACCCATCCGCCGCCAGCAATTGATCGAAGCCACGATGCAGGCCGTCGATCAGGTCGGCATGGGGGACGCCAGCATTGCGCTGATCGCCCGTTTGGCCGGTGTCTCGAATGGCATCATCAGTCACTACTTTAAGGACAAGAACGGCCTGATCGCCGCCACGGCGCAGTATCTGATGAGCGTCCTCAGCGAGAACGTCACCGCGCGCCGTCAGGCGTTGGAGGACGCCAGCCCACGGGCTCATCTTCAGGTGATTATCGAAGGCAACTTCGACGCCAGCCAGGTCAATGGCCCGGCAATGAAAACCTGGCTGGCCTTCTGGGCCACCAGCATGCACCACCCGTCTTTGCACCGGTTGCAGCGGATCAACGATCACCGTCTGTATTCCAACCTGTGCTGCCAGTTCCGCCGTGTGTTGCCGCTTGATCAAGCGCGCAGCGCCGCCCGCGGCCTGGCAGCCCTCATTGACGGTTTGTGGTTGCGCGGCGCGCTGTCGGGAGATGCTTTCGACACCGGGCAAGCGCACCAGATCGCGTACGAATACATGGATTTCCAATTGGCCAAGCAGGTGAGTTAG
- the betB gene encoding betaine-aldehyde dehydrogenase: MARFELQKLYIDGGYSDASSDATFEAINPANGEVLATVQRATQSDVERAVVSAEKGQKIWAAMTAMERSRILRRAVDILRERNDELAALETLDTGKAYSETRYVDIVTGADVLEYYAGLVPAIEGEQIPLRTTSFVYTRREPLGVVAGIGAWNYPIQIALWKSAPALAAGNAMIFKPSEVTSLTTLKLAEIYTEAGVPAGVFNVLTGSGREVGTWLTEHPRIEKISFTGGTDTGKKVMASASASSLKDVTMELGGKSPLIIFDDADLDRAANTAMMANFYSSGQVCTNGTRVFVPSHLKAAFEAKIVERVARIRVGNPEDENTNFGPLVSFAHMESVLGYIAKGKEEGARVLCGGDRLTDGEFAKGAFVAPTVFTDCTDEMTIVREEIFGPVMSILTYETEEEVIRRANDTEFGLAAGVVTKDLNRAHRVIHQLEAGICWINAWGESDAKMPVGGYKQSGVGRENGISSLNNFTRIKSVQVELGEYVSVF; this comes from the coding sequence ATGGCCCGTTTCGAACTGCAAAAACTCTACATCGATGGCGGCTACAGTGACGCCAGCAGCGACGCCACTTTCGAAGCCATCAACCCGGCTAACGGTGAAGTCCTCGCAACCGTACAACGTGCGACCCAGTCAGACGTTGAGCGCGCTGTGGTCAGCGCCGAAAAGGGCCAGAAAATCTGGGCTGCCATGACCGCCATGGAGCGTTCGCGCATCCTGCGTCGCGCCGTCGACATCCTGCGCGAGCGCAACGACGAACTGGCCGCCCTGGAAACCCTGGACACCGGCAAGGCGTACTCCGAAACCCGTTACGTCGACATCGTTACCGGCGCTGACGTGCTGGAATACTACGCGGGCCTGGTGCCGGCCATCGAAGGCGAGCAGATTCCGCTGCGCACCACGTCTTTCGTTTACACCCGTCGCGAGCCGCTGGGCGTGGTGGCCGGTATCGGCGCCTGGAACTACCCGATCCAGATCGCTTTGTGGAAATCCGCACCTGCCTTGGCGGCCGGTAACGCGATGATCTTCAAGCCAAGCGAAGTCACCTCCCTAACTACCCTGAAACTGGCCGAGATCTACACCGAGGCCGGCGTTCCGGCTGGCGTGTTCAACGTTCTGACCGGCAGCGGCCGTGAAGTCGGCACCTGGTTGACCGAACACCCACGCATCGAAAAAATCTCCTTCACCGGCGGCACCGACACCGGCAAGAAGGTCATGGCCAGCGCTTCCGCCTCGTCGTTGAAAGACGTGACCATGGAACTGGGCGGCAAATCCCCGCTGATCATTTTCGACGACGCCGACCTGGATCGCGCCGCCAACACCGCGATGATGGCCAACTTCTACAGCTCCGGTCAGGTCTGCACCAACGGCACTCGCGTGTTCGTACCGAGCCACCTGAAAGCCGCGTTCGAAGCCAAGATCGTTGAGCGCGTTGCGCGCATTCGCGTCGGCAACCCGGAAGACGAAAACACCAACTTCGGTCCGCTGGTCAGCTTCGCCCACATGGAAAGCGTGCTGGGTTACATCGCCAAAGGTAAGGAAGAAGGCGCTCGCGTCCTGTGCGGCGGCGATCGTCTGACCGACGGTGAATTCGCCAAAGGTGCGTTCGTGGCTCCGACCGTGTTCACCGATTGCACCGACGAGATGACCATCGTTCGCGAAGAAATCTTCGGCCCGGTGATGAGCATCCTGACTTACGAAACCGAAGAAGAAGTGATCCGTCGTGCCAACGACACCGAGTTCGGTTTGGCCGCTGGCGTCGTCACCAAAGACCTGAACCGCGCTCACCGTGTGATCCATCAACTGGAAGCCGGTATCTGCTGGATCAACGCCTGGGGCGAGTCCGACGCCAAGATGCCGGTCGGCGGCTACAAGCAGTCGGGCGTGGGCCGTGAGAACGGGATCAGCTCTCTCAATAACTTCACGCGCATCAAGTCCGTGCAAGTCGAACTAGGTGAGTACGTTTCGGTATTTTGA